A part of Bacillus thuringiensis genomic DNA contains:
- a CDS encoding MgtC/SapB family protein: MSVNFDLIIRIGVAGLLGAIIGIEREIRSKEAGLKTHFLVAVGSALIMVVSKYAFSDIMNEEHMALDPSRIAAQVVSGVGFLGAGTIIIQKQAVKGLTTAAGLWATAGLGLAIGAGMYVVGIGATILVLIGLEIVSRIFKVQFLFPQNITVQMYINKHEAVQQILKTLQVKGIPILSYEVEALQQEAEIVYKVGMQLKNISSEEKNEFIQHMQTLPEVTFIKLKS; encoded by the coding sequence GTGAGTGTGAACTTTGATTTGATTATACGGATTGGTGTTGCGGGTTTGTTAGGAGCAATAATTGGTATTGAAAGGGAAATTCGATCAAAAGAAGCGGGATTAAAAACACATTTCCTAGTAGCGGTAGGAAGTGCTTTAATAATGGTCGTTTCGAAATATGCCTTTTCAGATATTATGAATGAAGAACATATGGCTCTTGATCCGAGCCGTATTGCAGCGCAAGTTGTTAGTGGAGTAGGCTTTTTAGGTGCAGGGACAATTATTATTCAAAAGCAGGCGGTGAAAGGATTAACGACAGCTGCTGGTTTATGGGCCACTGCAGGACTTGGATTAGCAATTGGGGCTGGCATGTATGTAGTAGGAATTGGAGCGACGATTCTCGTTTTAATTGGTTTAGAGATTGTAAGTCGTATTTTTAAAGTGCAATTTTTATTTCCGCAAAATATAACAGTACAAATGTATATAAATAAACATGAGGCGGTACAACAAATATTAAAAACACTACAAGTGAAAGGCATCCCAATACTTTCATATGAAGTGGAAGCTTTACAGCAAGAAGCAGAAATAGTTTATAAGGTAGGGATGCAGCTGAAAAATATATCGTCAGAAGAAAAGAATGAGTTTATTCAGCATATGCAAACATTACCGGAAGTTACGTTTATAAAGTTAAAATCATAG
- a CDS encoding GNAT family N-acetyltransferase gives MNVSLLIPTIDLQEEYLDFYKEWKDSGETMIPWVISKDPSNFTAMIQELHDAHNGVNLPESWVPDSTYWLATDENKIVGAVNIRHSLTEHLFNAGGHIGYGIRPSERRKGYATKLLKLSLEKTKELNIEKVLVVCDEVNTASEKTILHNGGLRDDDFTEENGNVVRRFWIEL, from the coding sequence ATGAACGTCTCTTTACTAATACCTACTATCGATTTACAAGAAGAATACTTAGATTTTTATAAAGAATGGAAAGATAGCGGTGAAACGATGATTCCATGGGTTATCTCAAAAGATCCTTCTAATTTCACGGCAATGATTCAAGAACTTCACGATGCGCATAACGGAGTAAACCTTCCTGAATCTTGGGTACCAGACTCTACATATTGGCTCGCTACAGATGAAAATAAAATTGTAGGCGCTGTTAATATACGTCATAGTTTAACCGAACATTTATTTAACGCTGGAGGCCATATCGGTTATGGCATTCGTCCTTCTGAAAGAAGAAAAGGTTATGCTACGAAGTTATTAAAATTATCGCTAGAAAAAACGAAGGAATTAAACATCGAGAAAGTACTTGTCGTTTGCGACGAAGTGAATACAGCTTCAGAAAAAACAATTTTACATAACGGTGGACTTCGTGACGATGATTTCACTGAGGAAAATGGAAATGTAGTAAGAAGGTTTTGGATTGAGCTATGA
- a CDS encoding GNAT family acetyltransferase, giving the protein MNKSSNENNLIIEKYSRSNELKVKQLIDLYNEESYVFNLLQDNKTKCAYVAYYKKDVVGTFFTWNNNFHPYCTYFRIYTNPFYSGLHIEPFLLNEIQKRENFKLPLQTSIWETSAQLKAYYEEDNFMEIRRTYMPILDVRKIVSIAIVPNSNYHLQTLSNIVSNNNLLEKLAYLVKENYEQTHLANPVSSFPLQTWKEMILADDMLLDGSFLIIDEENEIIGYSFLHTSEKDNTLELGWCGTHTMDNLSLLKLLVFEQAMYANKHGYSFIQGEFDSTSIYAMELLKSFPFNPCPTWITYKKKLESD; this is encoded by the coding sequence ATGAACAAGTCATCCAATGAAAATAATCTTATTATAGAGAAGTATAGTAGAAGTAATGAGCTAAAAGTAAAACAACTTATTGATTTATACAACGAAGAATCTTATGTATTTAACTTATTACAAGATAATAAAACAAAATGTGCGTATGTTGCCTACTATAAAAAAGATGTAGTAGGCACCTTTTTCACTTGGAACAATAACTTCCATCCATACTGCACATACTTTCGAATATATACGAATCCTTTCTATTCAGGGCTACACATTGAACCATTTTTATTAAACGAGATTCAAAAGCGAGAAAACTTCAAACTACCATTACAAACCTCTATATGGGAAACATCAGCTCAATTAAAAGCCTATTATGAAGAAGATAATTTCATGGAAATCCGAAGAACATATATGCCAATATTAGACGTACGAAAAATAGTTTCTATCGCTATAGTCCCTAATTCAAATTATCATTTACAAACTTTATCAAACATCGTATCCAATAATAATTTACTAGAAAAACTAGCCTACTTAGTAAAAGAAAATTACGAGCAAACCCACTTAGCAAATCCCGTTTCCTCATTCCCGCTACAAACTTGGAAAGAAATGATCTTGGCTGATGATATGTTACTAGATGGAAGCTTTCTAATTATAGATGAAGAGAACGAAATTATTGGGTACTCTTTCCTCCATACATCAGAAAAAGATAATACGTTAGAACTAGGATGGTGCGGGACCCACACTATGGACAATTTATCCTTATTGAAACTACTCGTTTTCGAACAAGCTATGTATGCAAATAAACACGGCTATTCTTTCATTCAAGGTGAATTCGATTCAACGAGTATATATGCAATGGAACTATTAAAATCCTTTCCCTTCAATCCCTGTCCTACTTGGATTACATACAAAAAGAAGCTAGAAAGTGATTAA
- a CDS encoding VOC family protein produces MVQIHPETRIGHVEFKVQDLERQIAFYENVVGLEVIKQEENKAYLSGKGGKNTLLVLEKLEDGVLQEPRTTGIYHVAFLVPTREAFASALFGVIRNKNVIDSPAEQEGRYTYSNEILPISRFNSASDHTYSEAFYLQDLEGNGIEIYADRPRDQWGEGPGGSTPLDLKELATLVDYEFDGLPTNTIVGHVHLRIADVEESNEFYVETVGFEVQQREEDCLFISAGGYHHHIGANTWNGVNNPHPPIHATGLKVYTIVLPHKEALDEVKERLVEKQHKINEISNGFTVVDPSGITVQFEIEAQYKRS; encoded by the coding sequence ATGGTACAAATTCATCCAGAAACACGTATTGGTCATGTTGAATTTAAAGTGCAAGATTTAGAGCGCCAAATCGCTTTTTATGAGAATGTAGTAGGCCTAGAAGTAATTAAGCAAGAGGAGAATAAAGCATATTTATCAGGAAAAGGTGGAAAGAATACGTTACTTGTTCTTGAAAAGTTAGAGGACGGGGTGTTGCAAGAGCCACGTACGACTGGTATATATCATGTAGCCTTTTTAGTTCCGACTCGTGAAGCCTTTGCTTCGGCATTATTTGGGGTGATTCGTAATAAGAATGTAATTGATAGCCCAGCTGAGCAAGAGGGACGTTATACATATTCAAATGAAATTTTACCAATTTCAAGGTTTAATAGTGCAAGTGATCATACATATAGCGAAGCGTTTTATTTACAAGATTTAGAGGGGAATGGTATTGAAATTTATGCAGACCGTCCGCGCGATCAATGGGGAGAAGGACCAGGAGGAAGTACGCCGCTTGATTTAAAAGAATTAGCAACGCTCGTTGATTATGAATTTGATGGATTACCTACTAATACTATCGTTGGGCACGTACATTTACGAATAGCTGATGTAGAGGAGTCAAACGAGTTTTATGTAGAAACAGTCGGTTTTGAAGTGCAACAGCGTGAAGAGGATTGCCTATTCATTTCAGCCGGCGGTTACCATCACCATATCGGTGCAAACACGTGGAACGGAGTAAATAATCCGCATCCACCGATTCATGCAACTGGACTTAAGGTATATACGATTGTATTACCGCACAAAGAAGCGTTAGATGAAGTAAAAGAAAGATTAGTAGAAAAACAACATAAAATAAATGAAATTTCAAATGGATTTACAGTAGTAGATCCTAGTGGTATTACAGTCCAATTTGAAATAGAAGCGCAGTATAAAAGAAGCTAG
- a CDS encoding VanW family protein has translation MFRKVKGILVGVLCVAVVSGCGTKVSDVALVSDIGGHTVEAKAEVQDSISLVDGRTGTEVKKLDLSSLGYFEDEAKFKKSVEKVAKEVGKNVDKKMVPSRLASDGSWQEGKPSFELMEKELVNKLLNVGMWDSSYQLPIVEKKPTATLNDAQGSGTVIGRYETNLGGSTGGRIENIRLSAASINGVVLAKGDSFSFNALIGDTTPDKGYQLGKEIVDGKLVDGYGGGVCQTSSTLYNAADQAGLKMVERTTHSKTVGYVPQGRDATIAYPYLDLVFENTNDAPVKLYMGIQGGKLVAEVHKMK, from the coding sequence TTGTTCCGTAAAGTAAAGGGTATATTAGTTGGGGTGTTATGTGTAGCTGTAGTGAGTGGTTGTGGCACAAAAGTAAGTGATGTTGCATTAGTAAGTGATATTGGTGGCCACACGGTAGAGGCTAAAGCAGAAGTACAGGATTCTATTAGTTTAGTTGATGGTCGAACTGGTACGGAAGTGAAAAAGTTAGATTTATCGAGTCTAGGCTATTTTGAAGATGAAGCAAAATTTAAAAAATCGGTAGAGAAGGTTGCTAAGGAAGTTGGTAAAAATGTTGACAAAAAGATGGTTCCTTCACGTTTAGCATCTGACGGAAGTTGGCAAGAAGGAAAGCCTTCTTTTGAATTAATGGAAAAAGAGTTAGTAAATAAATTATTAAACGTTGGTATGTGGGATTCTTCATATCAATTACCTATTGTTGAGAAAAAACCTACCGCAACATTAAATGATGCACAAGGAAGTGGCACGGTAATTGGTAGATATGAAACGAATTTAGGTGGCTCAACAGGTGGTCGTATTGAGAATATTCGTTTGTCAGCAGCGAGCATAAATGGAGTTGTATTAGCAAAAGGAGACAGTTTCTCTTTCAATGCATTAATTGGTGATACAACGCCAGATAAAGGATATCAACTAGGAAAAGAAATTGTAGATGGTAAATTAGTAGATGGATATGGCGGTGGTGTTTGTCAAACATCATCAACATTATACAATGCAGCAGATCAAGCTGGTTTGAAAATGGTAGAGAGAACTACACATTCTAAAACAGTAGGCTATGTTCCACAAGGAAGAGATGCTACGATTGCTTATCCATACTTAGACTTAGTGTTTGAAAACACGAATGATGCACCTGTGAAACTTTATATGGGCATTCAGGGCGGAAAGTTAGTTGCTGAAGTACATAAAATGAAATAA
- a CDS encoding DUF3900 domain-containing protein produces MDFEINYLSFYVVQVEGKGEAVDKRYKHFQTLDAEEYEDSSLKEFLNGELLKISKRKVERHAKTEQAPTKIGRFIVEEGHELDSNPHYNLFNRIRFAETKENFKDMSEPLVYTYLDTSAVRGGVFLIAQAKLRKYFDDPFVFVMKCDFEPKVASISDESTLIRNVEMAITTKNMKSIQYPYMPEEGMVEVGELKIHQASHARYFEDFLKFVEYERSMPEIMKTQVMDMVYDQIEDVFEEGTEEREQFDQAMEVWAASPKREIMEQFSTEEVMEATAQIVEHAPEVELKLKADHISVKALLADFGDQIHIAKVNDRYVLMIEADTLTFEKGFSPIEFLKPDELQDVIERIENKQQYSYDPNGIE; encoded by the coding sequence ATGGATTTTGAAATAAATTATCTTTCCTTTTATGTTGTACAGGTAGAAGGAAAAGGCGAAGCTGTTGATAAACGCTACAAACATTTTCAAACATTAGACGCTGAAGAGTACGAAGATAGCTCCTTAAAAGAATTTTTGAATGGTGAATTATTAAAAATTTCAAAGCGAAAAGTAGAACGCCATGCGAAAACAGAACAAGCTCCGACAAAGATCGGTCGCTTCATTGTAGAAGAAGGACACGAACTTGATTCAAACCCTCATTACAACCTATTTAATCGCATTCGCTTTGCAGAAACTAAGGAAAACTTCAAAGATATGAGCGAACCTCTCGTTTATACATATCTTGACACAAGTGCTGTACGCGGTGGTGTATTTTTAATTGCGCAAGCAAAACTACGCAAATACTTTGATGATCCATTCGTTTTCGTTATGAAATGTGACTTTGAACCGAAAGTCGCTTCAATTTCAGATGAATCCACACTAATTCGTAACGTTGAAATGGCCATCACAACAAAAAACATGAAATCTATCCAATATCCGTACATGCCTGAAGAAGGTATGGTCGAAGTGGGAGAGCTAAAAATTCACCAAGCATCACACGCCCGTTACTTTGAAGACTTCTTAAAATTCGTCGAGTACGAACGCTCTATGCCTGAAATTATGAAAACGCAAGTAATGGACATGGTATATGATCAAATTGAAGATGTATTTGAAGAAGGTACGGAAGAACGCGAACAATTCGACCAAGCAATGGAAGTATGGGCTGCCAGTCCGAAACGCGAAATTATGGAACAATTCTCAACCGAAGAAGTAATGGAAGCTACCGCTCAAATCGTCGAGCACGCTCCTGAAGTAGAATTAAAGCTAAAAGCGGATCATATCTCTGTGAAGGCCCTGCTTGCTGATTTCGGGGATCAAATACATATCGCAAAGGTAAATGACCGATACGTATTAATGATTGAGGCTGATACACTTACGTTCGAGAAAGGCTTCTCTCCAATTGAGTTTCTAAAGCCGGATGAGTTGCAAGATGTGATTGAGCGGATTGAGAATAAGCAGCAGTATTCTTATGATCCGAACGGGATTGAATAA
- a CDS encoding exonuclease codes for MENATHFIVFDIERNFRPYKSEDPSEIVDIGAVKIEASTMKVIGEFSELVKPSARLTRHTTKLTGITKKDLIGVEKFPQVIEKFIRFIGEDSIFVSWGREDYRFLSHDCTLHGVECPCMEKESKFDLQKFVFQAYEELFEHTPSLQFAVEQLGLTWEGKQHRALADAENTAKILLKVYSERDIHKRYKRHGELELVENGKLTEKAKKKMRKWVFKEMRKNIERPFVWSTFESSDTWESITERYYISEATVELLKKHFRTAVRKAERQIRYLAEMEENAEVK; via the coding sequence TTGGAAAACGCTACACATTTTATTGTGTTCGATATAGAGAGAAATTTCAGGCCGTATAAATCAGAAGATCCGTCAGAGATAGTTGATATCGGAGCTGTAAAAATAGAAGCAAGTACAATGAAGGTAATTGGAGAATTTTCGGAGTTAGTAAAGCCGAGTGCGCGACTCACTCGTCATACGACAAAATTAACGGGAATTACAAAGAAAGATTTAATTGGTGTGGAGAAATTCCCTCAAGTTATAGAGAAATTTATTCGATTTATCGGAGAAGACTCTATATTTGTTTCATGGGGAAGAGAAGATTATCGTTTTCTATCTCATGATTGTACGTTACACGGTGTAGAATGCCCCTGTATGGAAAAAGAGAGCAAATTTGATTTGCAGAAGTTTGTTTTCCAAGCGTATGAAGAATTATTTGAACATACACCAAGTTTACAATTTGCAGTAGAACAGCTCGGTTTAACGTGGGAAGGGAAGCAGCACCGAGCTTTAGCGGATGCTGAGAATACAGCCAAAATCCTTCTTAAAGTATATAGCGAGAGAGATATTCATAAACGGTATAAAAGACACGGTGAGCTTGAACTTGTAGAGAACGGAAAACTAACAGAAAAAGCGAAAAAAAAGATGCGAAAATGGGTATTTAAAGAAATGAGAAAAAATATAGAGCGTCCTTTCGTTTGGAGTACATTTGAAAGTAGTGATACGTGGGAAAGTATAACGGAAAGATATTATATTAGTGAAGCTACAGTAGAACTTCTGAAAAAGCATTTTCGTACGGCGGTGAGAAAAGCGGAAAGGCAGATTAGGTATTTGGCTGAGATGGAGGAGAATGCAGAGGTTAAATGA
- the cspB gene encoding cold shock-like protein CspB — protein MQNGKVKWFNSEKGFGFIEVEGGEDVFVHFSAIQGDGFKTLEEGQEVTFEVEQGNRGPQATNVNKK, from the coding sequence ATGCAAAACGGTAAAGTAAAATGGTTTAACTCAGAAAAAGGTTTCGGTTTCATCGAAGTTGAAGGCGGAGAAGACGTATTCGTTCATTTCTCAGCTATCCAAGGCGACGGCTTCAAAACTTTAGAAGAAGGTCAAGAAGTTACTTTCGAAGTAGAACAAGGTAACCGTGGACCTCAAGCTACTAACGTTAACAAGAAGTAA
- a CDS encoding WD40/YVTN/BNR-like repeat-containing protein: protein METMLSATAITKLRDGKLMLATTYNGLFIEQDGEWKQILNGFQKRIRDLHSEDNVVYGVGDEGIFIRSMNGGENWTVQRFPTKATSWNVCSNVQGTVIAHGDKTLYHSNDFGSTWESIHPFLEYGEEAPSIRSLFLYKHYLFIGTKIHAKYGGVWLFNLETRKLKRIKIVMNQMISASTLHNSYIVAASGSCKGISGNISFCKIDESIESEKIYWHTCQSEQKASSYLALSVDQHVLYTTSTQNKAGISAVCRVLLEEGIVTVCDSVKGHGWRIVNQKEGYVVAGSGESKAMQWKKKVI from the coding sequence GTGGAGACAATGCTAAGTGCGACCGCTATCACAAAGTTAAGAGATGGAAAACTTATGTTAGCTACTACATATAATGGCTTATTTATTGAACAAGACGGAGAATGGAAACAAATTTTAAATGGTTTTCAAAAACGAATTAGGGATTTACATAGCGAAGATAATGTAGTGTATGGTGTAGGGGACGAAGGGATTTTTATTCGTAGTATGAATGGTGGAGAGAACTGGACGGTGCAGCGTTTTCCAACAAAAGCAACGAGTTGGAATGTGTGTAGTAATGTACAAGGAACTGTCATTGCTCATGGAGATAAAACGTTGTATCATTCGAATGATTTCGGTTCGACATGGGAAAGCATTCATCCATTTCTTGAATATGGTGAAGAGGCGCCATCTATTCGATCGTTATTTTTATATAAACATTACTTATTTATCGGTACGAAAATACATGCTAAATATGGTGGTGTTTGGCTCTTTAATTTGGAAACACGTAAATTAAAGAGGATTAAAATCGTGATGAATCAGATGATCTCAGCGTCGACTTTACACAATTCTTATATAGTAGCAGCCAGTGGATCGTGCAAGGGGATTAGCGGGAATATTTCTTTTTGTAAAATAGATGAAAGTATTGAGAGTGAAAAAATATATTGGCACACATGTCAAAGTGAGCAGAAAGCAAGTAGCTATTTAGCCTTAAGTGTAGATCAACATGTGCTATATACAACGTCAACGCAAAATAAGGCGGGGATTAGTGCGGTTTGTCGTGTACTTCTAGAAGAAGGAATTGTTACAGTATGTGACTCAGTTAAAGGGCATGGCTGGCGCATTGTTAACCAAAAAGAGGGCTATGTTGTAGCTGGATCAGGTGAATCAAAAGCGATGCAGTGGAAGAAAAAAGTTATTTAG
- a CDS encoding flavodoxin, producing the protein MAKILIAYASMSGNTESIADLIKVSLDAFNHEVVLQEMEGMDAEELLVYDGIILGSYTWGDGELPFEAEDFHDDLDNIDLSGKKVAVFGSGDTAYELFCEAVTIFEEKLVERGAELVQEGLKIELAPEDKEDVEKCSNFAIAFAEKF; encoded by the coding sequence GTGGCGAAAATTTTAATAGCTTATGCAAGTATGTCAGGAAATACAGAGAGTATTGCTGATTTAATTAAAGTTAGTTTGGATGCTTTTAATCATGAAGTAGTATTACAAGAAATGGAAGGCATGGATGCAGAAGAATTGTTAGTCTATGATGGAATTATTTTAGGATCTTATACGTGGGGCGATGGTGAATTACCATTTGAAGCGGAAGATTTCCATGATGACTTAGATAATATAGATTTATCAGGGAAAAAAGTAGCGGTATTCGGATCAGGAGATACGGCGTATGAACTGTTTTGTGAAGCGGTAACGATATTTGAAGAGAAACTTGTAGAACGCGGTGCAGAGCTTGTACAAGAAGGGTTGAAAATTGAATTAGCTCCAGAAGATAAAGAGGATGTTGAAAAATGCAGTAATTTTGCAATTGCATTTGCTGAGAAGTTCTAA